Within the uncultured Methanobrevibacter sp. genome, the region TTGCTATTTTAGCATCTTTGGCTACTGGAACTACTAATATTACTGGAGTTAAACATGCTAGAGTTAAAGAAACAGATAGGATAGCTACTACATGTGAAGAACTTAGAAAATTAGGATGTAATTTGAAAGAATTTGAAGATGGGATGACTATTACTGGTGGAATTCACTCAGGTATTGTTGATTCACATAAAGATCATAGATTAGCTATGGCTTTTTCATTAGTTGGTTTGAAATATGATATAGAAATCACAAATGGGGAGGTTTTTGATGTGTCTTTTCCTAATTTTATAGAAGCTATGGCAGAAATTGGTGTAGAGTTAGAATTACTTTAAGAGGTGATTTTTCGTGTCTGAGTTAACAAATACTGATAAAGTTATTAAAATCGTTGATGAATTGAGTAAATTATATAAAATTAGGGAATTTGAAAATAAAGACCCTTACAAAGTTTTAATTAGAACTATTTTATCTCAAAGAACTCGTGATGAAAATACTGATCAGGCTACTAAAAATCTATTTGACAAATATAAAAATATTTATGAAGTTGTTGATGCTCCTATTGAGGATATTGAGGAGTTAATTAGGTGTTCTGGTTTTTATCGTGTGAAAGCTGCTAGAATTAAAGAGGTTTCAAGGATTTTAATTGATCAATATGGTGGAAATGTTCCAGATAACTTAAAAGAATTAGTTGAACTTCCTGGTGTTGGTCGTAAGACTGCTAATTGTGTTTTGGTTTATGCTTTTGAACTTCCTGCTATTCCTGTTGATACTCATGTTCACAGAATTTCTAATAGAATTGGTTTGGTAAATACTAAAACACCTGAACAGACAGAGTTGGAATTAGCTAAAATAGCTCCTAAAGAATTATGGATTAAATTAAATGATTTGATGGTTCAATTTGGTCAAACTATCTGTAAACCTATGGGTCCTCAGTGTGAAATTTGTCCAATTTCAGATATTTGTGATTATAATTAATTTTCCGAAACATTTATAAATAAAAACATTGTTATATAACAGTAGTTATAAACAATAACTATCGTTATATTACTTATTGCTTTATAACAATTTATGATAACCCTTTATAATATACCTTAAATTAATTAATTAGGAGAAATAATTATGGTTAATATCCCAGAATTAAAAAGAGGAGTTTTAAATAGTGTTGTTGATGCTATTGGAAATACTCCAATTGTAAAATTAAATAATATTACTGAAAATTTAGAAGCTGAAGTTGATGTGAAAATGGAATCTTTCAATCCAACTGGAAGTGTGAAAGATCGTGTTGCAGTTGCAATGATTGAAGATGCTGAAGAAAAAGGTTTACTTAAAAAAGATTCTGTAATTATAGAACCAACTAGTGGTAATACTGGTATAGGATTAGGTTTTGCAGCGGCTGCTAAAGGTTATAAATTGATTTTAACCATGCCTGAAACCATGTCTATTGAAAGAAGGAAATTATTAGGTATTTTTGGAGCAGAATTAGTATTAACTCCAGGTTCAGAAGGTATGGGTGGAGCTATAGCTAAAGCTGATGAATTAGAAAAAGAAATTCCAAATGGTATAGTTTTACATCAATTTGACAATGAAGCTAATACAAGAATTCATTCACAAACTACTGCTAAAGAAATTTTAAGAGATACTGATGGTGATATTGATGTGGTAGTAGCTGGTGTTGGAACTGGTGGAACTATTACTGGTATTGGTAAAGTATTAAAAGAACAAAATCCTGATGTTCAGATTATTGCAGTTGAACCTGAAACTTCTCAAACTTTAGGAAAAGGAGTTAAAGGACCTCATAAAATTCAAGGTATTGGTGCAGGTTTTGTTCCATCAATTTATGATTCTGAAGTTATTGATGAGATTATTCCTGTAAAAGATGAGGATGCAGGTAATACTTTACTTGAACTAGCTAAAAAAGAAGGAATCTTTGCAGGAATTTCTTCTGGTGCAGCAACATGGGCTGCAATTCAAGTAGCTAAAAGAGAAGAAAATAAAGGTAAAAGAGTATTAGCTATTTTACCGGACTCTGGTTCAAGATATCTATCTGTTGATTGGTTATTTGAATAAATTTATATATTATGTATTATAGAAAAATGTATATACTGTGTTATATTTTATAGATATACATATTTCTAAAATACTTTGAGGTTTGTTAATGTTTAGTAGGTTAAAGAGTGAGATTAAAACAATAAAGGAGAAAGATCCTGCTGCACGTAGTACTCTGGAGATATTTTTATGTTATCCTGGATTTTATGCAATTATTATGCATAGAGTTAGTCATTACTTGTGGAATCACTCTTTAAAGTTACTAGCTAGAATAAATTCAAATTTAGCTAGATTTTTAACAGGTATCGAAATTCATCCTGGTGCAACTATTGGTAGACGTGTTTTTATTGATCATGGAATGGGTGTTGTTGTTGGAGAAACAACAATAATTGGAGATGATGTACTTATTTATCAAGGTGTAATTCTTGGTGGAACCTCTACTCAAAAGACTAAAAGACATCCAACTGTAGAAAAAGGAGCTATTATTGGTGCTGGTGCTAAAGTAATGGGTAATATTACTGTAGGTCAATATTCTAAAATTGGAACTGGTGCTGTTGTATTGAAGGATGTTCCTCCTGATTCTACTTGTGTTGGTGTTCCTGGTAGAATTGTTAGAAGTAAAAATGCTGAGAATATTGAAGTTCATCATAAAACTGTTGATTTGGATCATAATAAACTTCCTGATCCAGTAGCTGATGCAATTGATACTCTTACAAAGCACCTTAAAGAAAATGACAAACATATTAAAATTTTGTGTGAAAAAAATGAAATTTGTCTAACTAAAGATATTGAGAAAGAGTTAGATGATGTATTAAAAAAATAGGAGATTATTATGAAACCACCTTGTGAAATTGTTGTATGGTATGTAATACCTGCAATTAGATCTGAATTAGCTAAAGATTTATTGGCTTTAGGAATGAAGCAAAAAGATGTTTCTGAACTTATGGATATAACTCAACCTGCTGTATCTCAGTATATTACTGATAAAAGAGGTAGTGGGATTGAATTAAGTTCTGATGTAAAAGACATGGTTAATGAGTTAGCTATCCAATTACATAATGGTGAAGCTAAAAAAACTGAAATAATAAGTAGGACTTGTTCTATTTGTAAAAATATTGAAACTGAAGATGTTTTAAAACAATTAAACATTGATAAAACAGATCTTGATGAAGATTGTCAAGGTTGTTTAGGTTCTGAAGTTAGTAAATGCGAATAGTAAACTATATATGTGATGATAATCAAACTATTATTTACTGTTTTATTTTTTGTTGGCAAGCTGACCGAGTGGCTTAGGTGCGTGGCTGCAGACCATGATACTGGGGTTCAAATCCCTAGCTTGCCTTTTTTATTAAATTATTGCTTTTTTTGAGGTATTTTTATGGAGATTTATTCTACTTTAACTCGTAGTAAAGAAAATTTTGAAACCATGAATGATAATAGAATTAATTTATTTGTTTGTGGACCTACTGTTTATGATGACGCTCATATTGGGCATGGAAGAACTTACATTTCTTTTGATACAATAAAAAGATACTGGGAGTACAAAGGTTATAGTGTATTTTATATTCAAAACATAACTGATGTTGATGATAAAATAATAAAAAGATCAAAAGAAAGTGGAATTCCAGCAAGTGATATAGCTAAAAAATTTGAAAAAAGATACATTGAAGACATGATTAAATTAAATGTCACAGGAGTTAATTTATTTGCAAGAGCTACTGATCATATGGGTGAAATAATAAACCAAATTCAAAGATTAATTGATAAAGGTTTTGCTTATGAAACTGAAGATGGTGTTTACTTTGGAATAGATAACTTTGAAGAATTTGGAAAATTATCAAACAGAAACATTGATGAATTAGAATCTCATAGAGAAATAGCACAAACCACTAAAAAAAATCCAATTGATTTTGCATTATGGAAAAAAAGAGAAAATGTTGATGAACCTGTATGGGATTCTCCATGGGGTAAAGGAAGGCCTGGATGGCATATTGAAGATACAGCTATCACTGAATACTATTTTGGACCACAATATGATGTTCATGGTGGGGGTCTTGATTTAATATTCCCTCATCACGAAGCAGAAATTACTCAAATGGAAGCAGTTAGTGGAAAAAGTCCTATGGTAAATTATTGGTTACACACTGGATTTTTAAATGTTTCTGGAGAAAAAATGTCAAAATCTTTAAATAACTTTATTACAATTCGTGATTTACTTAAAGAATACGATGCAGATACATTTAGATTTTTTGTATTATCTACTCATTATAGAAGTCCAATAGACTTTTCAAAAGAATCACTTCATCAATCTGAAAAAAGTTTAGATAAAATTAAAAAATATTATGATTCATTTGACTGTGAAGAAATTGAAAATGTTGA harbors:
- the nth gene encoding endonuclease III encodes the protein MSELTNTDKVIKIVDELSKLYKIREFENKDPYKVLIRTILSQRTRDENTDQATKNLFDKYKNIYEVVDAPIEDIEELIRCSGFYRVKAARIKEVSRILIDQYGGNVPDNLKELVELPGVGRKTANCVLVYAFELPAIPVDTHVHRISNRIGLVNTKTPEQTELELAKIAPKELWIKLNDLMVQFGQTICKPMGPQCEICPISDICDYN
- the cysK gene encoding cysteine synthase A — encoded protein: MVNIPELKRGVLNSVVDAIGNTPIVKLNNITENLEAEVDVKMESFNPTGSVKDRVAVAMIEDAEEKGLLKKDSVIIEPTSGNTGIGLGFAAAAKGYKLILTMPETMSIERRKLLGIFGAELVLTPGSEGMGGAIAKADELEKEIPNGIVLHQFDNEANTRIHSQTTAKEILRDTDGDIDVVVAGVGTGGTITGIGKVLKEQNPDVQIIAVEPETSQTLGKGVKGPHKIQGIGAGFVPSIYDSEVIDEIIPVKDEDAGNTLLELAKKEGIFAGISSGAATWAAIQVAKREENKGKRVLAILPDSGSRYLSVDWLFE
- the cysE gene encoding serine O-acetyltransferase gives rise to the protein MFSRLKSEIKTIKEKDPAARSTLEIFLCYPGFYAIIMHRVSHYLWNHSLKLLARINSNLARFLTGIEIHPGATIGRRVFIDHGMGVVVGETTIIGDDVLIYQGVILGGTSTQKTKRHPTVEKGAIIGAGAKVMGNITVGQYSKIGTGAVVLKDVPPDSTCVGVPGRIVRSKNAENIEVHHKTVDLDHNKLPDPVADAIDTLTKHLKENDKHIKILCEKNEICLTKDIEKELDDVLKK
- a CDS encoding transcriptional regulator; translation: MKPPCEIVVWYVIPAIRSELAKDLLALGMKQKDVSELMDITQPAVSQYITDKRGSGIELSSDVKDMVNELAIQLHNGEAKKTEIISRTCSICKNIETEDVLKQLNIDKTDLDEDCQGCLGSEVSKCE
- the cysS gene encoding cysteine--tRNA ligase — protein: MEIYSTLTRSKENFETMNDNRINLFVCGPTVYDDAHIGHGRTYISFDTIKRYWEYKGYSVFYIQNITDVDDKIIKRSKESGIPASDIAKKFEKRYIEDMIKLNVTGVNLFARATDHMGEIINQIQRLIDKGFAYETEDGVYFGIDNFEEFGKLSNRNIDELESHREIAQTTKKNPIDFALWKKRENVDEPVWDSPWGKGRPGWHIEDTAITEYYFGPQYDVHGGGLDLIFPHHEAEITQMEAVSGKSPMVNYWLHTGFLNVSGEKMSKSLNNFITIRDLLKEYDADTFRFFVLSTHYRSPIDFSKESLHQSEKSLDKIKKYYDSFDCEEIENVDSDYNPLKIAKEEFFKSMDDDFNTPKAIAAIFGLINDSKHEINDLDDDDKLAIKNFLNDVSYILGINFTIENNGSSDELLNLISDVRQELRKNKQYDLSDKIRDQLTSLGYEISD